In Erythrobacter litoralis HTCC2594, a single genomic region encodes these proteins:
- a CDS encoding 3-methyl-2-oxobutanoate dehydrogenase (2-methylpropanoyl-transferring) subunit alpha, whose translation MVDRPAGSNKPHLELHVPEPKFRPGDQADFSHIDIGEAGAQPRPDEACDAKETLPLCYDLIRVLGEDNKAHGAWDPKLDPETLRQMLQHFATVRAFDERMFRGQRQGKTSFYMKCTGEEATSVSAAMALASDDMVFPSYRQQGVLIARGYPMIEMINQIYSNKADKLKGRQLPIMYSSREHSFFSISGNLATQTPQAVGWAMASAIKNDSRIAATWVGEGSTAEGDFHSACTFATVYNAPVIINVINNQWAISSFSGFAGAERTTFAARALGYGLAGLRVDGNDPLAVYAAERWAANRARANQGPTLIEFFTYRAEGHSTSDDPSGYRSAQEREEWPLGDPINRLKNHLIELGEWDEDRQAAMDKEAAEKVKATTKEAEKNGILGHGLHHPFRTMFQDVYEELPWHLEEQAAQAKREREIKWPGEEPWS comes from the coding sequence ATGGTCGACCGGCCTGCGGGGTCCAATAAACCCCATCTCGAACTGCATGTGCCCGAGCCGAAGTTCCGGCCCGGCGACCAGGCGGATTTCTCGCACATCGACATCGGCGAAGCCGGTGCGCAGCCGCGCCCCGATGAAGCCTGCGACGCGAAGGAAACCCTGCCGCTCTGCTACGACCTGATCCGGGTGCTGGGCGAGGATAACAAGGCGCATGGCGCTTGGGATCCCAAGCTCGACCCTGAGACTTTGCGCCAGATGCTGCAACATTTTGCCACCGTGCGCGCGTTTGACGAGCGCATGTTCCGCGGGCAGCGGCAGGGCAAGACCAGCTTCTACATGAAGTGCACCGGCGAAGAAGCGACAAGCGTGTCCGCCGCCATGGCGCTCGCCAGCGACGACATGGTCTTCCCGAGCTATCGCCAGCAGGGTGTGCTGATCGCGCGCGGCTACCCGATGATCGAGATGATCAATCAGATCTATTCGAACAAGGCCGACAAGCTGAAGGGTCGCCAGCTGCCGATCATGTATTCGAGCCGGGAGCACAGCTTCTTCTCGATTTCCGGCAACCTCGCCACGCAAACGCCGCAAGCGGTCGGTTGGGCGATGGCGAGCGCGATCAAGAACGACAGCCGGATTGCTGCGACGTGGGTGGGTGAAGGCTCGACGGCGGAAGGTGACTTTCACTCCGCCTGCACCTTCGCGACAGTCTACAATGCGCCGGTCATCATCAACGTAATCAACAACCAGTGGGCGATCTCGAGCTTTTCGGGCTTTGCCGGGGCTGAGCGCACGACATTTGCAGCCCGTGCGCTGGGATATGGTCTGGCCGGCCTCCGCGTCGATGGCAACGACCCGCTCGCGGTCTATGCCGCCGAGCGCTGGGCCGCCAACCGCGCGCGCGCCAACCAGGGACCGACGCTGATCGAGTTCTTCACCTATCGCGCCGAGGGGCACTCCACTTCGGATGATCCCAGCGGATATCGCAGCGCGCAGGAACGCGAGGAATGGCCGCTGGGCGATCCGATCAACCGTTTGAAAAACCACCTGATCGAGCTCGGTGAGTGGGACGAGGATCGGCAGGCGGCGATGGACAAGGAAGCGGCGGAGAAGGTCAAGGCAACCACCAAGGAGGCCGAGAAGAACGGCATCCTCGGCCACGGCCTGCACCATCCGTTCCGCACCATGTTCCAGGACGTTTACGAAGAGCTGCCCTGGCACCTCGAAGAGCAGGCCGCGCAGGCCAAGCGCGAACGCGAGATCAAATGGCCCGGTGAGGAGCCCTGGTCATGA
- a CDS encoding alpha-ketoacid dehydrogenase subunit beta: MSDALKTHAREKPVAEQGTERRLNMIEAINDALDIMLERDPDVIIMGEDVGYFGGVFRCTAGLQEKHGKTRVFDTPISECGIIGVAVGMGAYGLRPVPEIQFADYIYPGLDQLISEAARLRYRSACDYIAPMTVRSPFGGGIFGGQTHSQSPEAIFTHVSGLKTVIPSTPYDAKGLLISCIEDNDPVIFFEPKRIYNGPFSGFYDKPVEPWKKHKDSVVPEGHYTIPLGKARHVTEGEELTVLAYGTMVHVAEAVCREKGVEADILDLRTMVPLDIEAIEASVKKTGRCMIVHEATRTSGFGAELSALVQERCFYHLEAPIERVTGFDTPYPHSLEWAYFPGPVRLGEAIDRLLKD, encoded by the coding sequence ATGAGCGACGCCTTAAAAACACACGCGAGGGAAAAGCCTGTGGCCGAGCAGGGCACCGAACGCCGCCTCAACATGATCGAGGCGATCAACGATGCGCTCGACATCATGCTGGAGCGCGATCCCGATGTCATCATAATGGGTGAGGACGTCGGCTATTTCGGCGGCGTGTTCCGGTGTACTGCGGGCCTGCAGGAAAAGCACGGCAAGACGCGGGTCTTCGATACGCCGATCAGCGAATGCGGGATCATCGGCGTCGCCGTAGGGATGGGGGCATATGGCCTGCGCCCAGTGCCTGAAATCCAGTTTGCCGACTACATTTATCCGGGCCTCGACCAGCTGATCTCCGAAGCTGCTCGCCTGCGCTATCGCTCGGCCTGCGACTACATCGCGCCGATGACGGTACGCTCGCCATTCGGGGGGGGCATTTTCGGCGGGCAGACGCACAGCCAATCGCCCGAGGCGATCTTCACGCATGTGTCCGGCCTGAAGACTGTGATCCCATCGACGCCTTATGATGCCAAGGGCCTGCTGATCAGCTGTATCGAAGACAACGATCCGGTGATCTTCTTCGAGCCGAAGCGTATCTATAACGGCCCATTTTCTGGCTTCTACGACAAGCCGGTCGAACCGTGGAAGAAGCATAAGGATAGCGTGGTCCCCGAAGGGCATTACACGATACCGCTTGGCAAGGCGCGCCATGTGACCGAGGGCGAAGAACTGACCGTGCTGGCCTACGGCACGATGGTTCATGTCGCCGAGGCTGTATGCCGCGAGAAGGGCGTCGAGGCCGACATCCTCGACCTGCGCACCATGGTGCCGCTCGACATCGAAGCGATCGAAGCGTCGGTCAAGAAGACCGGTCGGTGCATGATCGTCCACGAGGCGACGCGCACATCCGGCTTCGGGGCCGAGCTTTCCGCGCTGGTCCAGGAACGCTGTTTCTATCACCTCGAAGCCCCGATCGAACGCGTCACCGGCTTCGACACACCCTATCCGCACAGCCTCGAATGGGCCTATTTCCCCGGCCCCGTTCGCCTTGGCGAAGCAATTGACCGACTTTTGAAGGACTGA
- a CDS encoding dihydrolipoamide acetyltransferase family protein has protein sequence MAKFTFNMPDVGEGVAEAEIVEWHVKVGDTVSEDQHLVDVMTDKATIDIESPVDGKVLELAGEPGDVTAVGAMLLVIEVEGEVPDEVEEANEEAAAAAEPAPAPKSEPVEERIEVENPDASDADDAMAADPEPAPAQPVEEAPSAKAETKVLASPAVRKRAKELGIDLSEVKPAEDGRIRHGDLDAFLSYTGGFSAAAPTRSDEELKVIGMRRRIAENMAASKRNIPHFSYVEEVDVTDLETMRAQLNANRGEKPKLTILPLLITAICKTLPDFPMINARYDDEGGVVTRHGAVHLGMATQTDAGLMVPVIRDAQSRNLWQLAKEIGRLAEAARTGKAKSEELSGGTLTVTSLGPLGGVATTPVINRPEVAIIGPNRIIERPMFVPDGQGGERIEKRKLMNISISCDHRVVDGYDAASFVQALKKLIETPTLLLVD, from the coding sequence ATGGCAAAGTTCACTTTCAACATGCCCGACGTGGGCGAGGGCGTAGCCGAGGCGGAGATCGTCGAATGGCACGTTAAGGTCGGTGATACGGTGTCCGAAGACCAGCATCTGGTCGACGTGATGACCGACAAGGCGACGATCGACATCGAAAGTCCGGTCGATGGCAAGGTGCTCGAACTGGCCGGAGAGCCGGGCGATGTAACCGCGGTGGGTGCGATGTTGCTCGTGATCGAAGTCGAAGGCGAAGTGCCGGACGAGGTCGAGGAGGCCAATGAGGAAGCAGCAGCTGCAGCTGAACCCGCTCCCGCTCCGAAATCCGAACCGGTCGAAGAACGCATCGAAGTCGAAAATCCCGATGCGAGCGACGCGGACGATGCGATGGCGGCCGATCCTGAACCGGCACCTGCGCAGCCGGTCGAGGAAGCGCCCTCTGCCAAGGCCGAAACCAAGGTCCTTGCCAGTCCTGCCGTGCGCAAGCGGGCCAAGGAGCTCGGCATCGACCTCAGCGAAGTGAAACCTGCCGAAGACGGACGCATCCGCCACGGCGATCTCGACGCTTTCCTGTCCTACACCGGCGGTTTCTCCGCTGCCGCTCCGACGCGCAGCGATGAAGAGTTGAAAGTCATCGGCATGCGTCGCCGCATTGCCGAGAACATGGCGGCCTCCAAGCGCAACATCCCGCATTTCTCCTATGTTGAAGAAGTCGATGTGACCGACCTCGAGACCATGCGCGCGCAGCTCAACGCCAATCGCGGCGAGAAGCCCAAGCTTACGATCCTGCCGCTGCTGATAACCGCGATCTGCAAGACGCTGCCGGACTTCCCGATGATCAACGCTCGTTACGACGATGAGGGCGGGGTCGTGACCCGACATGGCGCGGTCCATCTCGGGATGGCGACACAGACCGATGCAGGGCTGATGGTGCCGGTGATCCGCGACGCGCAGTCAAGGAACCTGTGGCAGCTTGCCAAGGAAATCGGGCGCCTGGCCGAGGCTGCCCGCACCGGCAAGGCAAAGTCGGAGGAATTGTCCGGCGGCACGCTGACCGTCACCTCGCTCGGCCCGCTCGGCGGTGTTGCGACGACGCCGGTCATCAATCGCCCGGAAGTCGCGATCATCGGGCCTAACCGGATCATTGAGCGCCCGATGTTCGTGCCCGACGGGCAGGGCGGCGAGCGGATCGAAAAGCGCAAGCTGATGAATATCTCCATCAGTTGCGACCACCGCGTGGTCGACGGCTACGACGCGGCGAGCTTCGTCCAGGCGCTCAAGAAATTGATCGAGACGCCGACTTTGCTCTTGGTCGACTGA
- a CDS encoding NAD(P)H-dependent flavin oxidoreductase, with protein MKTAITEMFGIQHPIIQGGMHYVGFAEMAAAVSNAGGLGIITGLTLGTPEKLASEIDKCKDMTDKPFGVNLTFLPSLTPPDYPGLVDVIIKGGVKVVETAGRNPQQVLPALKDAGIKVIHKCTSVRHSLKAQDIGCDAVSVDGFECGGHPGEDDIPNFILLPRAADELDIPFVSSGGMADGRSLVASLAMGAEGMNMGTRFIATKEAPVHENVKKAIVAASELDTRLVMRPLRNTERVMTNDAVERLLEKEKALGDDLKFEDIIAEVAGVYPKIMTEGDMDAGAWSCGMVAGLINDIPTCQELIDRTMREAEDILARMNAMQKESVPA; from the coding sequence ATGAAGACCGCCATCACCGAAATGTTCGGCATCCAGCACCCCATCATCCAGGGGGGCATGCACTATGTCGGTTTTGCGGAGATGGCGGCGGCGGTATCCAATGCGGGGGGTCTCGGCATCATCACCGGGCTGACCTTGGGCACCCCCGAAAAGCTCGCCAGTGAGATCGACAAGTGCAAGGACATGACGGACAAGCCTTTTGGCGTGAACCTGACGTTCCTGCCGAGCCTGACGCCGCCCGACTATCCGGGCCTGGTCGATGTCATCATCAAGGGCGGCGTGAAGGTCGTCGAGACCGCCGGGCGCAATCCGCAGCAGGTGTTGCCTGCGCTCAAGGATGCTGGGATCAAGGTGATCCACAAGTGCACCAGCGTGCGGCACTCGCTCAAGGCGCAGGACATCGGTTGCGACGCTGTCTCGGTCGACGGTTTCGAATGCGGCGGGCATCCGGGCGAGGACGACATTCCTAACTTCATTTTGCTCCCGCGCGCAGCCGACGAGCTCGACATTCCCTTTGTCTCATCCGGCGGCATGGCCGACGGGCGCAGCCTCGTCGCATCGCTCGCCATGGGCGCGGAAGGTATGAACATGGGCACGCGCTTTATCGCTACCAAAGAAGCGCCGGTGCACGAGAACGTGAAGAAGGCGATCGTCGCTGCAAGCGAGCTCGACACCCGCCTCGTCATGCGCCCCTTGCGCAACACGGAGCGTGTGATGACCAATGACGCCGTCGAGCGCCTGCTGGAAAAGGAAAAGGCGCTCGGTGACGACCTCAAGTTCGAGGATATCATCGCCGAAGTCGCGGGCGTTTACCCAAAGATCATGACGGAGGGCGACATGGACGCAGGTGCGTGGAGCTGCGGCATGGTCGCCGGCCTCATCAACGATATCCCGACATGTCAGGAACTGATCGACCGCACCATGCGGGAGGCGGAAGATATCCTCGCGCGCATGAATGCGATGCAGAAGGAAAGCGTACCCGCCTGA
- a CDS encoding MFS transporter → MATQTDAPLAHGADKPPIATKLAYGFGSVAFGVKDGGFNYFLLLFYGTVVGLEPGLVGLAILIALVLDAVSDPLVGYWSDNFRSRWGRRHPFMYAAAIPVAASYYMLWNPPDWSQGALFAYLLGLAVLIRTFITFYETPSSALLPELSSDYEERTSLQTYRLFFGWTGGNAMTVLMFGALLVPTAVYSHGILNREGYATYGVIASVLIFAAIMISALGTHRNIPQLREAPVNTERFSLRKLFGEMFETLSEKSFFALFVATLLGSVATGVAASLAFIMLTYFWGFSTQQQFIWTALVFFSALISFFVAPFAVKRAGKRRAVIILGLIAFTVAPAPVLLRLFGLMPENGDPMLFPLIATINTLDLSLIIALQAVLYSMIADLVESSELRTGRRSEGVFYAAVTFTRKCTVGLGSFVGGIILSIVAIPKAADPSDVTPDKLWLLGAFYAPTLLALWMGMIYAISRYKISKEEHEENLRKLSSQGT, encoded by the coding sequence CTGGCCACGCAAACCGACGCTCCGCTCGCACACGGCGCTGACAAGCCGCCGATCGCGACCAAGCTCGCCTATGGCTTCGGCTCCGTCGCCTTTGGCGTGAAAGACGGCGGGTTCAACTATTTCCTGCTGCTGTTCTACGGCACTGTCGTTGGGCTCGAACCGGGGCTGGTCGGCCTTGCCATCCTGATCGCCCTCGTGCTCGATGCCGTGTCCGATCCGCTGGTCGGCTATTGGTCGGACAATTTCCGCTCGCGCTGGGGCAGGCGCCACCCCTTCATGTATGCCGCCGCCATTCCGGTTGCGGCGAGCTATTACATGCTGTGGAACCCGCCCGACTGGAGTCAGGGCGCGCTGTTTGCCTACCTGCTCGGGCTCGCCGTGTTGATCCGCACCTTTATCACCTTCTACGAGACGCCCAGTTCCGCACTACTTCCCGAGCTCTCGTCGGACTACGAAGAGCGCACCAGCCTGCAGACCTATCGCCTCTTCTTCGGCTGGACCGGCGGCAATGCGATGACTGTGCTGATGTTCGGCGCACTGCTGGTGCCTACCGCAGTCTATTCGCACGGCATACTCAACCGCGAAGGCTATGCGACCTATGGTGTGATCGCTTCGGTGCTGATCTTCGCCGCCATCATGATCTCGGCTCTCGGCACCCATCGCAACATACCGCAGTTGCGCGAGGCACCGGTCAATACCGAACGGTTTTCGCTGCGCAAACTGTTCGGCGAAATGTTCGAGACGCTGAGCGAGAAGAGCTTCTTCGCGCTGTTCGTGGCCACGCTGCTTGGTTCGGTCGCCACGGGCGTGGCGGCCTCGCTGGCCTTCATCATGCTGACCTATTTCTGGGGCTTTTCCACCCAGCAGCAATTCATCTGGACCGCGCTGGTGTTCTTTTCGGCGCTGATAAGTTTCTTCGTCGCACCCTTCGCCGTCAAACGCGCGGGCAAGCGCAGAGCCGTTATCATCCTAGGGCTGATCGCTTTCACCGTTGCGCCAGCGCCCGTGCTTCTCCGGCTGTTCGGTCTCATGCCGGAAAATGGCGATCCGATGCTGTTTCCGCTGATCGCGACCATCAACACGCTGGACTTGTCACTGATTATCGCGCTGCAGGCGGTGCTCTATTCCATGATCGCCGATCTCGTGGAGAGCAGCGAGCTAAGGACCGGGCGCCGCTCGGAGGGCGTGTTCTATGCCGCAGTCACCTTCACCCGCAAATGCACGGTTGGCCTCGGATCCTTTGTCGGTGGCATCATCCTGTCGATCGTTGCCATACCCAAGGCAGCGGATCCCAGCGATGTCACGCCCGACAAGTTATGGCTGCTCGGCGCATTCTATGCCCCTACCCTGCTCGCGCTGTGGATGGGCATGATCTACGCGATCAGCCGCTACAAGATCAGCAAGGAAGAGCACGAGGAAAACCTGCGCAAGCTCTCCTCGCAAGGCACCTGA
- a CDS encoding DUF2842 domain-containing protein, producing MRDQPTWRIPIGLLALTLGLTVYAVLIARYVPEWIGGWHAIFQTVVYLFLGLVWLLPLGRFLRWMETGRTK from the coding sequence ATGCGAGACCAACCCACTTGGCGAATCCCGATCGGGCTCCTTGCACTCACGCTAGGCCTGACGGTCTATGCCGTGCTCATTGCACGCTACGTGCCGGAGTGGATCGGCGGATGGCATGCCATCTTCCAGACGGTCGTCTACCTCTTCCTAGGCCTCGTATGGTTGTTACCGCTCGGCCGCTTCCTGAGATGGATGGAAACCGGAAGAACCAAGTGA
- a CDS encoding 5-formyltetrahydrofolate cyclo-ligase — MEIKAQLRRELRKARREHVATQPPSIRALLFNRPPAPLLDMIDEDAVIGLYHATADEAPTTSYTKFFYERGHRIALPRFSSANEPMTFAEHTDPFDESDLVAGPFELRQPVEDAPRLEPDCLLIPLIGFTATGERLGQGGGHYDQWLADHQGRTKIGLAWDVQLVESLPIEPHDQRLDAVVTPTRLYGPF, encoded by the coding sequence TTGGAGATTAAGGCTCAACTACGTCGAGAATTGCGCAAGGCCCGCCGCGAACATGTCGCGACCCAACCGCCATCGATACGTGCGCTGCTGTTCAATCGACCGCCGGCCCCGCTTCTCGACATGATCGACGAGGATGCGGTCATTGGTCTCTACCACGCTACGGCAGACGAAGCGCCGACGACATCCTATACCAAGTTCTTCTACGAACGCGGCCATCGCATCGCCCTGCCCCGTTTCAGCAGCGCCAATGAGCCCATGACGTTTGCAGAGCACACGGATCCCTTCGACGAAAGCGATCTTGTCGCAGGGCCCTTCGAGCTGCGCCAACCCGTGGAGGATGCGCCGCGGCTGGAGCCGGACTGCCTGCTCATCCCGTTGATCGGTTTCACGGCAACCGGAGAGCGCCTCGGCCAGGGCGGTGGGCATTACGACCAGTGGCTTGCCGATCATCAAGGCCGGACCAAGATCGGTCTTGCCTGGGATGTACAGCTGGTCGAGAGCCTGCCCATCGAACCGCACGATCAGCGGCTCGATGCTGTCGTCACTCCGACGCGCCTGTACGGACCATTCTGA
- the zapA gene encoding cell division protein ZapA — protein MNQIDITVGGRQFAIAVQPGDEEHVRNLADRINERFQQLANRYSQNLLFASLRIADELHAAEARRAKIEADSKTALTGIADLKREAELAEDKAAKLKERVSGLEKELDQAQTAIQQESNKYNDLIADNERFKVAVMEADSEKSRLQGELASLRSERDALEAKLAEAEEQSAPPQQASFINPAAAPDDPELAPSLERFAELLENCAAKLEGVGETS, from the coding sequence ATGAACCAGATCGACATCACTGTCGGGGGGCGGCAATTCGCCATCGCGGTCCAGCCGGGTGACGAAGAGCATGTTCGCAATCTCGCCGACCGGATAAACGAGCGTTTCCAGCAGCTTGCTAATCGTTATTCGCAAAATCTCCTGTTCGCCTCCTTGCGGATTGCGGACGAACTGCATGCCGCCGAGGCAAGACGCGCGAAGATCGAAGCAGACAGCAAGACCGCGCTGACCGGCATCGCCGACCTCAAACGCGAAGCGGAGCTTGCAGAGGACAAGGCCGCCAAGCTCAAGGAGCGTGTCAGCGGGCTCGAGAAGGAACTCGATCAGGCGCAAACAGCTATCCAGCAGGAGTCCAATAAATACAACGATTTGATTGCCGATAATGAGCGCTTCAAGGTAGCGGTTATGGAAGCCGATAGCGAAAAGTCGCGGCTGCAAGGCGAACTCGCGAGCCTCAGGAGCGAGCGCGACGCACTGGAAGCCAAGTTGGCAGAAGCCGAAGAGCAATCTGCCCCCCCGCAGCAAGCCTCATTCATCAATCCGGCTGCCGCGCCCGACGATCCGGAACTAGCCCCGTCGCTCGAACGATTTGCCGAACTGCTCGAAAACTGCGCCGCCAAGCTTGAGGGCGTGGGCGAGACTTCCTAA